One genomic segment of Panicum virgatum strain AP13 chromosome 2N, P.virgatum_v5, whole genome shotgun sequence includes these proteins:
- the LOC120660874 gene encoding probable CCR4-associated factor 1 homolog 11 — translation MPSENLAGAGWRQKQKQKRRRQQQQQQHQHQQQQPGLQIREVWADNVDREFKLIRAAIEHFPYVSMDTEFPGVIHRPAKHPAAMTPTERYALIKANVDALHLIQVGLTFAASPSAPPAVAFQVNLREFDPRLHRHAPDSIALLAASGLDFAAHRARGVSARAFAALLMSSGLVCNPEVAWVTFHSAYDFAYLVRILMGRKLPRSLPEFLKYVRVYFGPEVYDVKHMMRSCGLFGGLERAAAALQVQRAAGRCHQAASDSVLTWDTFRQMKRLYFAKEGSLQLCAGVLFGLELQEDACNLR, via the coding sequence ATGCCTTCCGAGAATTTGGCCGGCGCCGGCTGGAGgcagaagcagaagcagaagcgccgccgccagcagcagcagcagcagcaccagcaccagcagcagcagcctggcCTGCAGATCCGGGAGGTTTGGGCGGACAACGTGGATCGCGAGTTCAAGCTCATCCGCGCCGCCATCGAGCACTTCCCCTACGTGTCCATGGACACCGAGTTCCCGGGCGTCATCCACCGCCCCGCCAAGCACCCTGCCGCCATGACCCCCACCGAGCGCTACGCCCTCATCAAGGCCAACGTCGACGCGCTCCACCTCATCCAGGTCGGCCTCACCttcgccgcctccccctccgcgccgcccgcggtCGCCTTCCAGGTCAACCTCCGCGAGTTCGACCCGCGCCTCCACCGCCACGCCCCGGACTCGatcgccctcctcgccgccagcgGCCTCGACTTCGCCGCGCACCGCGCTAGGGGCGTCAGCGCGCGCGCCTTCGCCGCGCTGCTCATGTCCTCGGGACTCGTCTGCAACCCGGAGGTGGCGTGGGTCACCTTCCACTCCGCCTACGACTTCGCCTACCTCGTCCGGATCCTCATGGGCCGCAAGCTGCCGAGGTCGCTGCCCGAGTTCCTCAAGTACGTGCGCGTCTACTTCGGGCCCGAGGTCTACGACGTCAAGCACATGATGCGCTCCTGCGGCCTCTTCGGCGGgctcgagcgcgccgccgccgcgctccaggtgcagcgcgcggcggggcggtgcCACCAGGCCGCCTCCGACAGCGTGCTCACCTGGGACACGTTCAGGCAGATGAAGAGACTCTACTTCGCAAAGGAAGGCAGCCTCCAGCTCTGCGCCGGCGTGCTCTTCGGACTAGAGCTCCAAGAGGACGCCTGCAACCTCAGATGA